One Coffea arabica cultivar ET-39 chromosome 5e, Coffea Arabica ET-39 HiFi, whole genome shotgun sequence DNA segment encodes these proteins:
- the LOC140006618 gene encoding NDR1/HIN1-like protein 6 codes for MNAPPPPPAYVMLDGQGKKNGNYGPPPSGRRNVPRYNSDYYPKKSGGSSCLRCICCCYCILFLLIFIVSVLAFYFYTVYEPKVPSYKVQSLDVKSFDLLPDFSLNTVFLVTVEADNMNKAIGFTYGQGSSVLVEYTDSRLCSGSLPNFHQGPHNTTLIQIELKGRSEFGTGLQQALQDSKEKGRIPLLVRIQVPVSVVVGEISSRQFHVFVNCTLVVDNLAPGKKIGILSSKYDFDLTL; via the coding sequence ATGAATGCACCTCCACCACCGCCTGCCTATGTCATGTTGGACGGTcagggaaagaaaaatggcaaCTACGGCCCGCCTCCTTCTGGTCGCCGAAATGTACCCCGGTATAACTCCGACTACTACCCAAAAAAATCAGGTGGAAGTAGTTGCCTGAGGTGCATTTGCTGTTGCTATTGCATTCTCTTCCTCCTGATCTTCATCGTCTCCGTCCTGGCTTTCTATTTCTACACTGTTTACGAACCTAAGGTGCCTTCCTACAAAGTTCAAAGCCTGGATGTCAAATCCTTTGATCTCCTGCCTGATTTCAGCCTCAACACTGTGTTTTTGGTAACTGTGGAAGCCGACAACATGAACAAAGCCATTGGTTTCACATATGGTCAGGGAAGCTCAGTCCTTGTGGAATACACAGATTCTAGACTTTGCTCGGGATCACTGCCAAATTTTCATCAGGGCCCTCATAATACAACTTTGATCCAAATTGAGTTGAAAGGAAGGAGTGAATTTGGAACAGGTCTTCAACAGGCTCTTCAAGAtagcaaagaaaaaggaaggattCCATTGCTGGTGCGGATTCAAGTTCCTGTGAGTGTTGTTGTGGGGGAAATTTCCTCCAGGCAATTTCACGTTTTCGTTAATTGTACTTTGGTGGTGGATAATCTAGCTCCGGGCAAGAAAATTGGGATCTTATCAAGCAAATACGATTTTGACCTCACATTATGA
- the LOC113687568 gene encoding uncharacterized protein, translating to MARGLYPAPSSLLRQSSCKRQAKVSMNVSKVNKEATGLEVANSRGGIGDLMLMFELRKKIITFRDILHLPPCANATAIAELVVRTLEDLKKLYPSILPNIEESKEVSLQQEMSNLYEALKSIGDVWDNNRMLVADSVHCADGSSNATNSKQLGGRVIEELDNMIKTARQNFDVMHEDEKSNKDVLREMSPDIKNTCSSLASPNSVPTGLMKPSAVADASNPLPTLLQTVEKCISTDICPAVSLQGTVPVKEGRKKADEQTENFSKAKSTTEGSPRIATNEVTSSPKSGIKPKSNLSDMLNARRPKEASRSLSLPSIPTSPVPLAAPPPPHPPTVGVSRLNGTAPPPPPPPGLGVRKFPSLKRSNSKLRRSNHMGNLYRNLKRKLEGSNVTDAISNKINRRVGGLTSIKQGMAAALAEMTKRSAYFHQIEEDVHKHSEMIMKLRDDICSFKTKDMAELQKFRRDVEKHLEELSDETQVLARFEDFPTKKLESLRIAAALHSKLEGIAFTLEHWKTEPPVEMMLDKVERYFNKIKVDIELLDRSKDEDSKHLRSHDIVFDFNILIRIKELMVDVSSACMELALKERREATEGKRKALTKLLWRAFQLAFRVYTFAGGQDERADSLTKELGRVLHSDA from the exons ATGGCTCGTGGATTATATCCTGCCCCTTCTTCTCTTTTGAGACAAAGTTCTTGTAAACGACAG GCAAAAGTAAGCATGAACGTGTCCAAAGTTAACAAGGAAGCAACAGGCCTGGAAGTAGCCAATTCTCGCGGAGGGATAGGAGACTTGATGTTGATGTTTGAACTCAGGAAGAAGATAATAACCTTTAGAGACATTCTTCACCTCCCACCTTGTGCTAATGCTACTGCAATTGCTGAG TTGGTCGTGCGAACTTTGGAGGATCTTAAGAAGTTGTATCCCAGTATCCTGCCGAATATCGAAGAAAGCAAAGAAGTTTCATTACAGCAG GAGATGTCCAATCTTTACGAGGCTCTAAAATCTATAGGAGACGTCTGGGACAACAATCGTATGTTAGTTGCTGACTCTGTGCACTGTGCAGATGGTAGCTCAAATGCTACAAACTCGAAGCAACTTG GTGGACGAGTGATTGAAGAGCTTGACAATATGATTAAAACTGCAAGGCAGAATTTTGATGTCATGCATGAAGATGAGAAAAGCAATAAAGACGTTTTAAGAGAAATGTCTCCAGATATCAAAAACACCTGTTCTTCTCTAGCATCACCCAATTCAGTCCCTACTGGTCTGATGAAACCCAGTGCAGTTGCTGATGCTTCTAACCCTCTCCCCACTTTACTTCAGACAGTGGAAAAATGCATCTCCACGGACATATGTCCTGCGGTGTCATTACAAGGCACTGTTCCTGTTAAAGAGGGGAGGAAGAAGGCGGATGAACAAACAGAGAACTTTAGCAAAGCGAAAAGCACCACTGAAGGATCACCAAGAATAGCAACGAATGAAGTCACAAGTAGTCCCAAGTCTGGAATCAAACCTAAGAGCAATTTGAGTGACATGCTTAACGCAAGAAGGCCAAAAGAAGCAAGCCGGTCTTTATCACTCCCATCCATTCCCACATCTCCAGTACCCCTTGCGGCTCCACCTCCACCTCATCCTCCAACAGTTGGGGTTTCACGGCTAAATGGTACTGCTCCGCCTCCACCTCCTCCTCCAGGATTGGGGGTTCGAAAATTCCCAAGCCTGAAGAGATCAAATTCAAAACTGAGGAGATCAAATCATATGGGAAACTTGTATCGAAATCTCAAAAGAAAACTGGAAGGATCAAATGTTACTGATGCAATATCTAATAAGATAAATCGTCGGGTTGGTGGTCTTACCAGCATAAAACAAGGAATGGCTGCAGCCCTTGCTGAAATGACAAAAAG ATCAGCATATTTTCATCAGATTGAAGAAGATGTTCACAAGCACTCTGAAATGATCATGAAGCTGAGAGATGACATATGTTCCTTTAAGACAAAAGACATGGCTGAGCTTCAAAAGTTCCGTAGAGATGTAGAGAAACATCTAGAGGAATTGAGTGATGAGACTCAG GTTTTGGCAAGGTTTGAAGATTTTCCTACAAAGAAGCTGGAATCATTGCGGATAGCCGCTGCATTGCACTCAAAATTGGAAGGAATAGCTTTTACCCTGGAGCATTGGAAAACTGAGCCTCCAGTTGAGATGATGCTCGACAAGGTGGAACGCTATTTCAACAAG ATTAAAGTAGATATAGAATTATTGGACCGGAGCAAAGATGAAGATTCTAAGCATCTTCGAAGTCATGATATTGTTTTTGACTTCAACATATTGATAAGAATCAAGGAACTTATGGTGGATGTTTCCTCAGCCTGCATGGAGTTGGCACTCAAG GAACGAAGAGAAGCAACTGAAGGAAAACGAAAAGCACTCACGAAACTGCTATGGAGGGCTTTTCAGCTAGCGTTTCGAGTCTATACCTTCGCTGGGGGACAAGATGAGCGAGCTGACAGTTTGACCAAGGAACTAGGTCGAGTACTACATAGTGATGCGTGA